A single Ruficoccus amylovorans DNA region contains:
- the purE gene encoding 5-(carboxyamino)imidazole ribonucleotide mutase produces MAKSKQSATARPAVGIIMGSTSDWETMQHAAETLTTLGVPFEKEVVSAHRTPEKLYDYAKTAEKRGLNVIIAGAGGAAHLPGMTAAMTTLPVFGVPVQSKALSGMDSLLSIVQMPAGIPVPTLAIGRAGAINAALSAAAVIALGDAKVRRKLKAFRDKQTATVMEAELPES; encoded by the coding sequence ATGGCGAAAAGTAAGCAAAGCGCGACGGCCCGGCCCGCCGTCGGAATCATCATGGGGAGCACCTCGGATTGGGAAACCATGCAGCACGCAGCCGAGACGCTGACCACGCTCGGCGTGCCCTTTGAGAAGGAAGTCGTCAGCGCCCACCGCACCCCGGAAAAACTTTACGATTACGCCAAAACCGCCGAGAAGCGCGGGCTCAATGTCATCATCGCCGGGGCCGGCGGCGCCGCCCACCTGCCCGGCATGACAGCCGCCATGACCACCCTGCCCGTCTTTGGCGTGCCCGTGCAGTCAAAGGCGCTCAGCGGTATGGACTCCCTGCTTTCCATCGTGCAGATGCCCGCCGGGATCCCGGTGCCGACGCTGGCTATCGGCCGGGCCGGGGCGATTAATGCCGCCCTCAGCGCCGCCGCCGTCATCGCCCTTGGCGACGCCAAGGTCCGGCGCAAGCTCAAGGCCTTTCGCGACAAACAGACGGCCACCGTCATGGAAGCCGAACTGCCCGAGTCATGA
- a CDS encoding 5-(carboxyamino)imidazole ribonucleotide synthase, whose translation MIEPGATIGIMGGGQLGRMSILAGRQLGYRFRVFEPNPGCAAGMVADAEINAPYTDEDALLRFTEGLEAVTFEFENVPAEPLAVLAAAAPVRPKPEVLYVCQNRRREKEFLSGHGFPCAPFRVVDGPESLAEAVGTIGFPCVLKTADFGYDGKGQVKLTAEKDWTQVWQDFDAPLGVLESWIPFTAECSIIAARTPEGRIRCFPLAENIHRNHILHMTIAPARLSEQVHERAEELARDIAEALGVEGLVAVELFVTDKDELLVNELAPRPHNSGHHTIDACVTSQFEQHIRAVCGLPLGATTLHTPAVMVNLLGDVWPEGRSPDWDRLLRNPRLKLHLYDKGEPRPGRKMGHFTLLGQDGEPPVDEAEAIFQDLSRAGV comes from the coding sequence ATGATCGAGCCCGGAGCGACCATCGGAATCATGGGCGGCGGGCAACTCGGCCGCATGTCCATCCTGGCTGGACGGCAGCTTGGCTACCGTTTCCGCGTCTTCGAGCCTAACCCCGGCTGCGCTGCCGGGATGGTGGCCGACGCCGAGATCAACGCCCCCTATACCGATGAGGACGCACTCCTGCGCTTCACCGAGGGGCTGGAGGCGGTGACTTTCGAGTTCGAGAACGTCCCGGCCGAGCCGCTGGCTGTGCTCGCCGCCGCCGCCCCCGTACGCCCGAAGCCCGAGGTGCTCTACGTTTGCCAGAACCGCCGCCGCGAAAAGGAGTTCCTCTCCGGGCACGGCTTCCCCTGCGCCCCGTTCCGCGTGGTGGACGGACCTGAATCGCTGGCCGAAGCCGTCGGCACGATCGGCTTTCCCTGCGTGCTCAAGACCGCTGACTTCGGCTACGACGGCAAGGGCCAGGTCAAGCTGACCGCCGAGAAAGACTGGACGCAGGTCTGGCAGGATTTTGACGCTCCGCTGGGGGTGCTGGAAAGCTGGATCCCTTTTACCGCCGAGTGCTCGATCATCGCGGCCCGGACGCCGGAAGGGCGCATCCGGTGCTTCCCGCTGGCCGAGAATATCCACCGCAACCACATCCTGCACATGACCATCGCCCCGGCCCGCCTGAGCGAACAGGTCCACGAGCGGGCGGAGGAACTGGCCCGCGACATCGCCGAAGCCCTCGGCGTGGAGGGGCTGGTCGCGGTCGAGCTTTTTGTGACCGACAAGGACGAACTGCTCGTCAACGAGCTGGCCCCCCGCCCCCACAACAGCGGTCACCACACCATCGATGCCTGCGTGACGAGTCAGTTCGAGCAGCACATCCGCGCCGTCTGCGGGCTGCCGCTGGGGGCCACCACCCTTCACACGCCCGCTGTCATGGTTAACCTCCTTGGCGATGTCTGGCCCGAAGGCCGCTCCCCCGACTGGGATCGCCTGCTGCGCAACCCGCGCCTCAAGCTCCACCTCTACGACAAGGGCGAGCCCCGGCCCGGCCGCAAGATGGGCCACTTCACCCTCCTGGGCCAGGACGGCGAGCCCCCCGTTGACGAGGCCGAAGCCATCTTTCAGGATCTCTCGCGGGCCGGAGTATAA
- a CDS encoding cysteine desulfurase family protein, producing the protein MTYFDNNATTPLDPVAEKAWLEASRESWQNPSSPYSSAARAHNRLEDARERLARLMDADPKQIVFNSGATEGNNALFQFFQRFDPQGRVVVSAVEHPCVLASARYCFPNQCEILPVNAQGVVDISGLENLLKNGGIALVSIMAANNETGVLQPWPEVVKLCRKWSVPCHLDAAQWIGKRTCAGMGRADFVTGCAHKFGGPKGVGFIKISETYNDFQCFHGGGQEDGHRAGTENVPGILAMVAQLEERERRMEETATAWVVGRQVFEHRIKELVPGTRVVGEKADRLGNTACLIMPRFPNARWVAQLDRLGFAVGRGSACGTGKAAPSYVLAALGLSGEEAKRAVRVSAGWDTTPDDWRGLADAFATAWKKLRAEQQTPTTATVISI; encoded by the coding sequence ATGACCTATTTTGACAACAACGCGACGACTCCGCTGGACCCTGTGGCCGAAAAGGCCTGGCTGGAAGCCAGCCGCGAGTCCTGGCAAAACCCGTCCAGCCCCTACAGCTCGGCCGCCCGCGCCCACAACAGGCTGGAAGACGCCCGCGAACGGCTGGCCCGGCTGATGGACGCCGACCCGAAGCAGATCGTCTTCAACTCGGGCGCGACCGAGGGCAACAACGCACTTTTCCAGTTTTTCCAGCGCTTCGACCCACAGGGCCGGGTCGTGGTTTCCGCCGTCGAGCACCCCTGCGTGCTGGCGAGCGCCCGCTACTGCTTCCCCAATCAGTGCGAGATCCTCCCGGTCAACGCGCAGGGCGTGGTGGATATTTCCGGGCTGGAAAACCTGCTCAAAAATGGCGGCATCGCCCTGGTCTCCATCATGGCGGCCAACAACGAGACGGGCGTCCTCCAGCCTTGGCCGGAAGTGGTCAAACTCTGCCGCAAGTGGAGTGTCCCCTGCCACCTCGACGCCGCCCAGTGGATCGGCAAGCGCACCTGCGCGGGCATGGGCCGGGCGGACTTCGTGACCGGCTGCGCGCACAAGTTCGGCGGCCCCAAGGGGGTCGGATTCATTAAAATTTCCGAGACTTACAACGATTTTCAGTGCTTCCACGGGGGCGGTCAGGAGGACGGCCACCGTGCCGGGACCGAGAACGTGCCCGGCATCCTCGCCATGGTCGCACAGCTTGAGGAGCGCGAACGCCGCATGGAGGAAACCGCCACCGCCTGGGTGGTGGGCCGACAGGTCTTCGAGCACCGGATCAAGGAACTGGTGCCCGGAACGCGCGTCGTCGGCGAAAAAGCCGATCGCCTCGGCAACACCGCCTGCCTGATCATGCCGCGCTTCCCCAACGCCCGCTGGGTTGCTCAACTCGACCGCCTCGGCTTCGCCGTCGGACGCGGTTCGGCCTGCGGCACCGGCAAGGCCGCTCCCTCGTACGTGCTGGCCGCGCTTGGGCTCAGCGGCGAAGAGGCCAAGCGTGCCGTGCGCGTCAGCGCCGGCTGGGACACCACGCCGGACGACTGGCGCGGCCTGGCCGATGCCTTTGCCACCGCCTGGAAAAAGCTCCGCGCCGAGCAGCAAACGCCCACCACCGCCACGGTGATTTCGATCTAG
- the recF gene encoding DNA replication/repair protein RecF (All proteins in this family for which functions are known are DNA-binding proteins that assist the filamentation of RecA onto DNA for the initiation of recombination or recombinational repair.), translated as MKLLRLNAENFRNIELASLRFEKASTFLLGRNGQGKTNLLEAAGMVTALRSFRTSEARSLIRHGQRQARLFLECEREGEGAAEITLSFASAGKQITCDGENVTRLADFIGRFPTVTLSSEDIQLIRGGPALRRRFLDLTLSAMRPDYFEALRRYHRALKERNSLLKSGQGPRAEAELSAFDKALAPAAVTVCHLRREGVEVLTKHLCAAYAIISEGAEEPELRYRPESGMDSPETALKTLRESRAADFALKSTQRGPHRDDLGLYVAGKRARDYASEGQQRSYVVSLRLAQMTCFEESSGVAPVILADDVLGELDPVRRQRFWGAVGADRQIIATGTEPPPPGEREWDILRVDAGTFSRESEMAPDAVQDETAAASPTRAEQAPARQEAPASQPPSTPGADGPEAEARPDR; from the coding sequence ATGAAGCTGCTTCGGCTCAACGCGGAGAATTTCCGCAACATCGAACTGGCGTCCCTGCGCTTCGAGAAGGCGAGCACGTTCCTGCTCGGGCGCAACGGGCAAGGCAAAACGAATCTGCTGGAAGCCGCCGGTATGGTCACGGCGTTGCGCTCATTCCGCACCAGCGAGGCGCGTTCGCTGATCCGTCACGGGCAGCGGCAGGCACGGCTCTTTCTGGAGTGTGAACGCGAGGGCGAAGGAGCCGCCGAGATCACGCTCAGCTTCGCCAGCGCGGGCAAGCAGATCACCTGCGACGGCGAAAACGTCACCCGTCTGGCCGACTTCATCGGGCGCTTCCCCACCGTGACGCTTTCCTCGGAGGACATCCAGCTCATCCGGGGTGGCCCCGCCCTGCGCCGCCGCTTTCTGGACCTGACGCTTTCAGCCATGCGGCCCGATTACTTTGAGGCGCTGCGCCGCTACCACCGGGCACTGAAGGAACGCAACAGCCTGCTCAAAAGCGGGCAGGGGCCGCGCGCCGAGGCCGAGCTGTCCGCCTTTGACAAGGCCCTCGCCCCCGCTGCCGTCACCGTCTGTCACCTGCGCCGCGAGGGCGTAGAAGTCTTGACCAAACACCTGTGCGCGGCATATGCGATCATCAGCGAAGGAGCCGAGGAGCCGGAGCTGCGCTACCGCCCGGAATCCGGCATGGACTCCCCGGAAACCGCCCTGAAAACGCTTCGCGAGAGCCGGGCGGCGGACTTCGCGCTCAAATCCACTCAACGCGGTCCCCACCGCGACGACCTCGGGCTTTACGTGGCCGGCAAGCGTGCGCGCGACTACGCCTCCGAGGGGCAGCAACGCTCGTACGTGGTCAGCCTGCGGCTGGCGCAGATGACCTGCTTTGAGGAAAGCTCGGGCGTGGCCCCGGTCATCCTGGCCGACGACGTGCTGGGCGAACTCGACCCCGTCCGCCGCCAGCGCTTCTGGGGCGCGGTCGGGGCGGACCGGCAGATCATCGCCACCGGAACCGAGCCGCCCCCGCCGGGTGAGCGAGAATGGGACATCCTGCGGGTGGACGCGGGCACTTTTTCACGGGAGTCAGAGATGGCCCCGGACGCGGTTCAGGACGAAACTGCTGCCGCTTCACCCACCCGCGCAGAGCAGGCTCCTGCCCGCCAGGAAGCACCGGCCTCACAACCGCCAAGCACACCCGGCGCGGACGGCCCTGAAGCCGAGGCGAGACCCGACCGATGA
- a CDS encoding sulfite exporter TauE/SafE family protein gives MSLADLTLQQWICGLLGALCIGFGKGGLPGLGNLAIWFFAMAFEPKQSVGILLPALICGDIVAVLVYRKHADFRYVRRLLPWSMLGVVIGFFLFNRIPGDVFSVVIGGMLLAMTGVHFLRQWLLRKRAEGAEDPIPHKPWFIGGTGIAGGVATMLANAAGPIASFYFMAIRLPKMAFIGTSAWFFFLINIFKLPFQSAAGNLTLLSLQISLVFGAAAIVCGLIAPKVVRYIPQRYYSACIWTVIIFAAISLIVG, from the coding sequence ATGAGCCTGGCCGACCTGACACTTCAGCAGTGGATTTGCGGGCTGCTCGGGGCGCTGTGCATCGGCTTTGGCAAGGGTGGCCTGCCCGGCCTGGGTAATCTCGCCATCTGGTTTTTCGCGATGGCTTTTGAGCCGAAGCAATCGGTCGGGATTCTCCTCCCGGCCCTGATCTGCGGCGATATCGTGGCCGTGCTGGTTTACCGTAAGCACGCGGACTTTCGCTATGTACGGCGGTTGCTGCCCTGGAGCATGCTCGGAGTGGTGATCGGATTTTTCCTTTTCAACCGGATTCCAGGCGATGTTTTTTCCGTCGTCATCGGCGGGATGCTGCTGGCCATGACCGGGGTGCACTTCCTGCGGCAATGGCTGCTGCGCAAACGGGCCGAAGGCGCCGAAGACCCGATCCCGCACAAGCCGTGGTTCATCGGCGGGACGGGTATCGCGGGCGGGGTGGCGACCATGCTCGCCAATGCCGCCGGGCCGATCGCCTCCTTTTACTTCATGGCTATCCGGCTCCCGAAAATGGCCTTCATCGGGACATCGGCCTGGTTCTTTTTCCTCATCAATATTTTCAAGCTTCCGTTCCAGTCCGCTGCCGGGAACCTCACACTGCTCTCGCTCCAGATCAGCCTGGTCTTCGGCGCAGCGGCCATCGTCTGCGGGCTGATCGCCCCGAAAGTGGTGCGCTACATCCCGCAACGCTATTACAGCGCCTGCATCTGGACGGTCATCATCTTCGCCGCCATCTCGCTGATTGTTGGGTAG